From Caloenas nicobarica isolate bCalNic1 chromosome 18, bCalNic1.hap1, whole genome shotgun sequence, a single genomic window includes:
- the AANAT gene encoding serotonin N-acetyltransferase, whose translation MSALSALPFLKPPHLRSPRSSPGGQRRHTLPASEFRCLSPEDAISVFEIEREAFISVSGDCPLHLNEIRHFLNLCPELSLGWFEEGRLVAFIIGSLWDQDRLSQEALTLHKPRGTAVHIHVLAVHRTFRQQGKGSILMWRYLQYLRCLPFARRALLMCEDFLVPFYQKCGFEALGPCEVTVGELAFIEMQHPVRGHAFMRRNSGC comes from the exons atgtcaGCTCTCAGTGCGTTGCCTTTCCTGAAGCCCCCTCACCTGAGGTCCCCCCGCAGCTCGCCCGGGGGCCAGCGCCGCCACACGCTGCCCGCCAGCGAGTTCCGCTGCCTCAGCCCCGAGGATGCCATCAGTGTGTTCGAGATCGAGCGGGAAG CCTTCATATCCGTCTCTGGGGACTGTCCTCTCCACCTCAACGAGATCCGCCACTTTCTGAACCTGTGCCCGGAGCTGTCCCTCGGCTGGTTTGAGGAAGGGCGGCTGGTGGCGTTCATCATCGGCTCCCTCTGGGACCAGGACAGGCTCAGCCAG GAGGCGCTGACCCTGCACAAGCCACGGGGCACGGCCGTTCACATCCACGTGCTGGCCGTGCACCGCACCTTCCGCCAGCAGGGCAAGGGCTCCATCCTGATGTGGCGGTACCTGCAGTACCTGCGCTGCCTGCCCTTCGCCCGGCGCGCCCTCCTCATGTGCGAAGATTTCCTCGTGCCCTTCTACCAAAAGTGCGGTTTCGAGGCTCTGGGTCCCTGCGAGGTGACGGTGGGGGAGCTGGCGTTCATCGAGATGCAGCATCCCGTGCGGGGACATGCCTTCATGCGCAGGAACAGCGGCTGCTGA